One segment of Phragmites australis chromosome 13, lpPhrAust1.1, whole genome shotgun sequence DNA contains the following:
- the LOC133888686 gene encoding mitochondrial uncoupling protein 1-like isoform X1, which yields MSTASSSFTAVFFSSAFAACFAEVCTIPLDTAKVRLQLQKKTPAAAAATGVGWAAGGGTLATIMIIAREEGVATLWKGIIPGLHRQFLYGGLRIGLYEPVKAFFVGGTVVGDASLLNKILAALTTGVIAIVVANPTDLVKVRLQTDGKVNAVKRNYSGALNAYATIIRQEGIRALWTGLGPNIARNAIINAAELASYDQFKQMFLKLPGFTDNVFTHLLAGLGAGFFAVCIGSPVDVVKSRMMGDSTYRSTLDCFAKTLQNDGLLAFYKGFIANFCRIGSWNVIMFLTLEQVRRFFH from the exons ATGtcgacggcctcctcctccttcaccgcCGTCTTCTTCAGCAGCGCCTTCGCCGCCTGCTTCGCTGAG GTGTGCACCATTCCTTTGGACACAGCCAAAGTGCGGCTTCAGCTGCAAAAGAAGAcaccagcagcagctgcagccacAGGGGTAGGATGGGCCGCTGGTGGAGGAACGCTGGCCACAATCATGATCATCGCCAGGGAGGAAGGGGTTGCCACGCTCTGGAAGGGCATCATCCCTGGCCTTCACCGCCAGTTCCTCTATGGCGGCCTCCGCATCGGCTTGTATGAGCCT GTGAAAGCTTTCTTTGTCGGGGGTACTGTTGTGGGTGATGCCAGTTTACTAAACAAGATTCTTGCTGCTCTTACCACTG GTGTCATAGCGATTGTTGTGGCCAATCCAACTGATCTTGTCAAAGTTAGATTGCAAACTGATGGAAAGGTTAACGCTGTCAAGAGGAACTATTCTGGAGCCCTTAATGCATATGCCACCATAATCAGACAG GAAGGTATTAGAGCTTTGTGGACTGGCCTTGGTCCAAATATCGCACGCAATGCCATAATTAATGCTGCCGAGTTGGCCAGCTACGACCAATTCAAACAG ATGTTTCTAAAACTTCCTGGGTTTACTGATAACGTTTTCACCCATCTTTTAGCTGGACTTGGTGCTGGTTTTTTTGCTGTTTGCATTGGCTCGCCGGTAGATGTG GTGAAATCAAGAATGATGGGTGATTCAACGTACAGAAGTACTCTTGATTGTTTCGCCAAGACATTGCAGAATGAT GGACTCCTTGCTTTTTACAAGGGGTTCATTGCAAACTTTTGTCGAATTGGGTCATGGAATGTGATAATGTTCTTAACTCTGGAGCAG GTCAGAAGATTCTTTCATTAA
- the LOC133888686 gene encoding mitochondrial uncoupling protein 1-like isoform X2 → MIIAREEGVATLWKGIIPGLHRQFLYGGLRIGLYEPVKAFFVGGTVVGDASLLNKILAALTTGVIAIVVANPTDLVKVRLQTDGKVNAVKRNYSGALNAYATIIRQEGIRALWTGLGPNIARNAIINAAELASYDQFKQMFLKLPGFTDNVFTHLLAGLGAGFFAVCIGSPVDVVKSRMMGDSTYRSTLDCFAKTLQNDGLLAFYKGFIANFCRIGSWNVIMFLTLEQVRRFFH, encoded by the exons ATGATCATCGCCAGGGAGGAAGGGGTTGCCACGCTCTGGAAGGGCATCATCCCTGGCCTTCACCGCCAGTTCCTCTATGGCGGCCTCCGCATCGGCTTGTATGAGCCT GTGAAAGCTTTCTTTGTCGGGGGTACTGTTGTGGGTGATGCCAGTTTACTAAACAAGATTCTTGCTGCTCTTACCACTG GTGTCATAGCGATTGTTGTGGCCAATCCAACTGATCTTGTCAAAGTTAGATTGCAAACTGATGGAAAGGTTAACGCTGTCAAGAGGAACTATTCTGGAGCCCTTAATGCATATGCCACCATAATCAGACAG GAAGGTATTAGAGCTTTGTGGACTGGCCTTGGTCCAAATATCGCACGCAATGCCATAATTAATGCTGCCGAGTTGGCCAGCTACGACCAATTCAAACAG ATGTTTCTAAAACTTCCTGGGTTTACTGATAACGTTTTCACCCATCTTTTAGCTGGACTTGGTGCTGGTTTTTTTGCTGTTTGCATTGGCTCGCCGGTAGATGTG GTGAAATCAAGAATGATGGGTGATTCAACGTACAGAAGTACTCTTGATTGTTTCGCCAAGACATTGCAGAATGAT GGACTCCTTGCTTTTTACAAGGGGTTCATTGCAAACTTTTGTCGAATTGGGTCATGGAATGTGATAATGTTCTTAACTCTGGAGCAG GTCAGAAGATTCTTTCATTAA